The Brevibacillus brevis genome contains a region encoding:
- the gcvPA gene encoding aminomethyl-transferring glycine dehydrogenase subunit GcvPA has translation MSVQRFAHPYIPNSAPEVKEKMLAEIGFSSIEDIYADIPGELRLKEKMNIPKALTEYELERHVNQLMNKNQTTKENISFLGAGCWPHFVPAVCDEINSRAEFVTAYAGEPYEDKGRFQALFEYQSLVAELVDMDVVNVPTFDWAQAASTALRMAARITKRTELLVSKNIHPDKLLIIKNYTSPDLTVTLIDFENETGRLDLNDLKAKISVDTAAVYFENPTFLGSVEVNGQMIADLAHAAGAICVVGVDPISLGVMESPANYGADIVCGDLQPLGVHMHYGGGQSGFIATHDDPTYVMEYPSRLFGIAPTEVEGEYGFGDVAYDRTSFAKREKGKESVGTQTALWGITAGVYLATMGPVGMEEVGQGIMQRSQYAAKQLSSLPGVEAKFAAPFFKEFVIDFSQTGKTVKDINAALLAKGIFGGVDLTEHYPKLGQCALYCVTEVHTQEDIDTLVAAIRSIL, from the coding sequence ATGAGCGTACAACGTTTTGCCCACCCGTATATTCCGAATTCTGCCCCTGAAGTCAAAGAGAAAATGCTTGCCGAAATCGGCTTTTCCAGCATCGAGGATATCTATGCGGACATTCCCGGGGAGCTCCGCCTAAAGGAAAAAATGAACATCCCGAAAGCTTTGACCGAATACGAGCTGGAGCGCCACGTCAACCAGCTGATGAACAAAAACCAAACGACGAAAGAAAATATCAGCTTCCTCGGCGCAGGCTGCTGGCCGCATTTTGTTCCCGCTGTCTGTGATGAAATCAACTCCCGTGCGGAGTTTGTGACGGCATATGCTGGTGAGCCTTATGAAGACAAGGGGCGTTTTCAGGCGTTGTTCGAGTACCAAAGTCTCGTAGCTGAGCTAGTCGATATGGATGTCGTGAACGTTCCGACCTTTGACTGGGCACAGGCTGCTTCTACTGCTCTGCGCATGGCAGCGCGTATCACCAAACGCACAGAGCTCCTGGTCTCGAAAAATATCCATCCCGACAAGCTCCTGATCATCAAAAACTATACGTCTCCTGATCTTACCGTCACCTTGATCGATTTTGAGAACGAAACAGGCAGACTTGACCTGAATGATCTAAAAGCAAAGATAAGTGTAGATACAGCAGCGGTTTACTTCGAAAACCCTACCTTCCTCGGCTCTGTGGAAGTAAACGGACAAATGATTGCGGACTTAGCTCATGCAGCTGGTGCCATTTGCGTAGTCGGCGTCGATCCCATCTCTCTCGGCGTGATGGAATCTCCGGCGAATTACGGCGCGGACATCGTTTGCGGAGATTTGCAGCCGCTTGGCGTACACATGCATTACGGCGGCGGGCAATCCGGCTTTATCGCAACACATGACGATCCGACCTACGTCATGGAATATCCGTCCCGCTTGTTCGGAATCGCTCCGACAGAAGTCGAAGGCGAATACGGCTTCGGAGACGTCGCATACGACCGCACCTCTTTTGCCAAACGTGAAAAAGGCAAGGAGTCCGTCGGAACGCAAACCGCACTATGGGGCATTACCGCAGGCGTGTACCTGGCGACGATGGGACCTGTGGGCATGGAAGAAGTCGGGCAAGGAATCATGCAGCGCTCCCAATACGCAGCCAAGCAGCTCTCTTCTCTTCCTGGGGTCGAGGCCAAATTCGCCGCTCCTTTCTTCAAAGAGTTCGTGATCGACTTCTCGCAAACGGGCAAAACCGTCAAAGACATCAACGCTGCGCTTCTCGCCAAAGGAATTTTCGGCGGAGTTGATTTGACTGAACACTACCCGAAATTGGGTCAATGTGCGCTCTACTGCGTCACGGAGGTTCATACCCAGGAGGATATTGATACACTCGTTGCTGCCATCAGGAGCATCTTGTAA
- a CDS encoding MFS transporter → MSTEGIWSTHYRALTIGIILVVTATAFEGLAVTTIAPALSRELQGEDLYGWVFSAYLLAQLIGTVVTGQFVDRKGPAQPFIVTIVLFAVGIVVAAIAPDMLTLLLGRVMQGFGAGALVNCVYTMITLRYPDSLRPQILAVFSSAYILPGLFGPYVAGIIAEQLSWRYVFWLILPFIFLSALLTTPSFRGLQPPQASAANNRSLLLPFFLALGTGALLFGLGKIPSIYGFLLSIAGLLTLSVPLYKLMPEGTLLARPGLPAVIASRGLFVAAYYGTQTYLVLGLTSILGLTADKAGLAVASAAISWSLAANVQARLDKKDQGAGRKKRIIIGLVIMLIGVAGTVPLTLIQQDLFGIVVAIFSQIIMGFGIGLAHPTSGAIAFSLAKPGEEGKVSAELSIADTFTPAIVIGVGGAIVSVMTAFAFSLSVGITASLLLQTFIVLLGLASAARLATRSLPVQEKRDTLG, encoded by the coding sequence ATGAGCACAGAAGGGATTTGGAGCACGCATTACCGAGCGTTGACGATTGGGATTATTCTTGTGGTGACTGCTACAGCATTTGAAGGCTTGGCTGTCACAACAATCGCCCCCGCTCTTTCCCGAGAGCTGCAGGGTGAGGATCTTTATGGGTGGGTATTCAGTGCATATTTGTTGGCTCAGTTGATAGGAACCGTGGTCACAGGTCAATTCGTCGATAGAAAAGGGCCTGCCCAGCCTTTTATTGTCACTATCGTGCTCTTTGCTGTTGGGATTGTTGTTGCTGCAATCGCGCCTGATATGCTTACTTTACTGCTTGGGCGAGTGATGCAAGGATTCGGTGCCGGTGCCTTGGTCAATTGCGTGTATACCATGATTACTTTGCGTTACCCCGATTCCCTTCGCCCTCAGATTCTCGCTGTCTTCTCCAGCGCTTATATCCTTCCAGGCCTGTTCGGACCGTATGTCGCCGGGATTATTGCTGAACAGTTGTCGTGGAGATATGTCTTCTGGTTGATCCTTCCCTTTATCTTTCTGTCTGCACTCTTAACCACCCCCTCTTTCCGAGGCTTACAGCCGCCACAAGCAAGCGCGGCAAACAATCGCAGTCTTCTTCTGCCCTTTTTCTTGGCCTTAGGGACTGGTGCCTTGCTTTTTGGACTCGGCAAAATTCCCTCGATCTACGGTTTCCTGCTATCCATCGCAGGTTTGCTTACCCTCAGTGTGCCTTTATATAAACTGATGCCTGAAGGAACACTCCTCGCACGCCCAGGCTTACCTGCTGTCATCGCATCTCGGGGTCTGTTTGTCGCTGCCTATTACGGCACACAAACGTATCTCGTCCTTGGACTCACTTCGATTTTAGGATTAACCGCTGACAAAGCTGGTTTAGCTGTTGCCTCCGCAGCAATCAGTTGGTCGCTGGCAGCTAATGTACAAGCAAGGCTGGACAAAAAAGACCAAGGGGCTGGTCGAAAAAAACGAATTATCATCGGTCTCGTCATTATGCTTATCGGAGTAGCTGGCACTGTACCGCTGACATTGATTCAACAAGACCTTTTCGGGATCGTGGTCGCGATTTTTAGCCAGATCATTATGGGCTTCGGAATCGGTTTGGCTCACCCGACAAGCGGTGCTATTGCGTTTTCTCTTGCAAAACCTGGTGAAGAAGGAAAAGTATCTGCTGAACTATCTATCGCCGATACGTTTACGCCAGCAATTGTCATTGGGGTGGGAGGAGCCATTGTATCTGTGATGACTGCTTTTGCGTTTTCACTTTCTGTTGGTATTACCGCTTCCCTGCTCCTCCAGACGTTCATCGTCCTACTGGGGCTGGCATCTGCTGCCCGACTGGCGACACGTTCCTTACCTGTTCAAGAAAAAAGAGACACTTTGGGGTAG
- a CDS encoding amino acid ABC transporter ATP-binding protein encodes MIKVRNLAKSFGNLHVLKNITLSIQKSEVVVLIGASGSGKSTLLRCLNFPEIKDKGDIEINHQVIDVKNSDLNKVREHVGMVFQHFNLFPHMTVLENVIEAPIYVKRKTKTEATAKAMELLSRVGLTDKANAYPEQLSGGQKQRVAIARALAMEPDIMLFDEPTSALDPELVGEVLATMKDLARDGMTMVVVTHEMGFAREVADRVIMLADGEMVEEAHPHELFTNPKHERTKRFLQQIL; translated from the coding sequence ATGATCAAGGTACGCAATCTGGCCAAGTCATTCGGGAACCTGCATGTGCTCAAAAACATCACGCTGTCGATTCAAAAATCAGAAGTGGTTGTGTTGATCGGAGCGAGTGGGTCAGGAAAAAGCACGCTGCTCAGATGTCTGAACTTTCCGGAAATAAAAGACAAAGGCGATATCGAGATCAACCATCAGGTCATCGATGTCAAAAACAGTGATTTGAACAAAGTACGCGAGCATGTCGGAATGGTTTTTCAGCATTTTAATCTGTTCCCGCATATGACCGTGCTGGAAAACGTGATCGAAGCACCAATCTACGTCAAAAGGAAAACCAAGACGGAAGCGACCGCAAAAGCCATGGAGCTATTAAGCCGCGTCGGACTGACAGACAAAGCAAACGCCTATCCCGAGCAGCTCTCCGGCGGGCAGAAGCAGCGTGTGGCGATTGCCCGTGCCCTGGCAATGGAGCCCGATATTATGCTGTTTGATGAGCCTACTTCTGCCTTGGACCCCGAGTTGGTAGGCGAAGTTCTCGCTACCATGAAAGACCTGGCTCGCGATGGCATGACAATGGTCGTCGTCACGCACGAAATGGGCTTTGCCCGCGAGGTAGCTGACCGAGTCATTATGCTAGCGGACGGAGAAATGGTCGAAGAAGCTCATCCCCATGAGCTTTTCACGAATCCAAAGCATGAACGTACCAAACGATTTTTACAACAAATTTTGTAA
- a CDS encoding SDR family NAD(P)-dependent oxidoreductase, whose product MVNTNEVFNLQGKVALVTGAASGIGLATAKRLAQFGVNVMLLDINEELGEKAAQEIVAAGGSARYFTCNVVSQQDCREVTKAIEEAYGRIDILFNNAGVIRRKTVVELEEDDWDLVVDVSLKGAYNLSKFVIPVMAKTGGGSIINTGSGWGIKGGDKAAAYCAAKAGVVNLTRAMAIDHGPENIRVNCVSPGDTDTPLLREEARQLEKEEGAFLVSSAQGRPLERLGSPQDIANAVLFFASDLSSWVTGSVLVVDGGGLA is encoded by the coding sequence ATGGTAAACACGAACGAGGTATTCAATCTGCAAGGAAAGGTAGCATTGGTGACAGGTGCTGCTTCCGGTATCGGACTTGCAACAGCGAAACGACTGGCGCAATTCGGAGTAAATGTCATGCTGCTTGATATCAACGAAGAGCTCGGAGAAAAGGCGGCACAAGAAATCGTAGCGGCGGGCGGGTCAGCCCGTTATTTTACATGCAATGTCGTTTCCCAACAGGATTGTCGTGAAGTAACCAAAGCGATCGAGGAAGCGTATGGTCGCATCGATATTTTGTTCAACAACGCAGGCGTGATTCGAAGAAAGACAGTCGTCGAGCTGGAAGAGGACGATTGGGATCTGGTCGTCGATGTCTCCTTGAAGGGGGCTTACAACCTCTCGAAATTCGTCATTCCGGTCATGGCGAAAACAGGCGGAGGCAGCATCATTAATACGGGCTCAGGCTGGGGTATCAAGGGCGGTGACAAGGCTGCGGCCTACTGCGCGGCAAAAGCTGGCGTCGTCAACCTGACACGAGCAATGGCGATTGACCACGGTCCGGAAAACATCCGTGTGAATTGTGTGTCACCTGGCGATACCGACACACCTCTATTGCGAGAAGAAGCGCGCCAGCTTGAAAAGGAAGAGGGAGCATTCCTCGTCTCCTCTGCCCAAGGGCGTCCGCTGGAGCGTCTCGGTTCTCCGCAAGATATAGCCAATGCTGTCCTGTTTTTTGCCAGCGACCTGTCATCCTGGGTGACTGGTTCCGTACTGGTCGTCGACGGCGGCGGTTTGGCTTAA
- a CDS encoding glycosyltransferase, giving the protein MTLLLKKVTLLLMCLALLGVPGMAEAKESQGNVQQAECIKPKEVKLQGDMRKLWIDHLQWDHQYMVSALAGLEDKDAILARLLKNQVDIGNAMKPFYGEQAGKKLTELLTEHIMIGGKIIDAAKKGDQATVAKLDKDWHRNADDIAKFLSSANPNWTEKELKEMMYTHLKLLNDNLQARLKKDWEADIAAFDQGEDHIIAFADVLTAGIIKQFPNQF; this is encoded by the coding sequence ATGACTTTACTACTCAAAAAAGTAACGCTGTTATTGATGTGCCTCGCTTTACTTGGTGTGCCGGGCATGGCAGAAGCCAAGGAATCACAAGGAAATGTACAGCAGGCAGAATGTATAAAGCCGAAAGAAGTAAAGCTGCAAGGGGATATGAGAAAGCTCTGGATCGACCATTTGCAATGGGACCATCAATATATGGTCAGCGCCTTGGCAGGGCTGGAAGACAAAGACGCCATACTTGCACGTCTCTTGAAAAACCAGGTGGATATCGGGAACGCAATGAAGCCATTTTACGGAGAGCAAGCAGGTAAAAAGCTTACCGAATTGCTGACGGAGCATATTATGATAGGCGGCAAAATCATTGATGCAGCCAAAAAAGGCGATCAGGCTACCGTGGCAAAGCTTGATAAGGACTGGCACCGGAATGCGGATGATATCGCCAAGTTCTTAAGCAGCGCCAACCCCAATTGGACAGAGAAGGAACTAAAAGAGATGATGTACACGCATCTGAAGCTGCTCAATGATAATCTCCAGGCGAGATTGAAAAAGGACTGGGAAGCGGATATTGCTGCATTTGATCAAGGTGAGGATCACATTATCGCGTTTGCCGATGTGCTGACAGCAGGAATCATCAAGCAGTTCCCGAACCAGTTCTGA
- a CDS encoding amino acid ABC transporter permease, with translation MGFVTSILDIFTIHGKAFLEAAWVTVSLTAVSLAMASVIGLVFAFFKVSGIFVLQKLADTYIFIVRGMPLIVQLMFLYYGISSVIVLSDFTAGALALGIHSGAYIAEIFRGAIQSIDRGQMEAARSLGMPYSLAMRRIVLPQAFKRAIPPLGNQFIIGLKDSSLVAYIAVTELFNRALSAQAENFMPFETYFVVGLYYLALVAIFSFILNRVEKRLDTCRTPVSTPKPKEVAA, from the coding sequence ATGGGTTTTGTGACCAGTATCCTTGATATTTTTACGATTCATGGAAAAGCTTTTTTGGAGGCAGCTTGGGTTACCGTTTCACTCACCGCCGTATCCTTGGCGATGGCCTCTGTGATCGGACTCGTTTTCGCCTTTTTCAAAGTATCCGGGATTTTCGTCCTGCAAAAGCTGGCCGACACCTATATCTTCATCGTGCGCGGCATGCCGTTGATCGTCCAGCTCATGTTCCTCTACTACGGGATATCCAGTGTTATCGTGCTCTCTGATTTTACGGCAGGTGCGCTCGCGCTTGGCATCCACTCTGGCGCCTACATTGCCGAGATTTTTCGGGGAGCCATCCAATCGATTGACCGCGGTCAGATGGAAGCTGCCCGTTCACTCGGGATGCCGTACAGTCTGGCGATGCGCCGAATTGTTTTGCCACAAGCCTTCAAACGGGCCATTCCGCCGCTTGGCAATCAGTTCATCATCGGGTTAAAAGACTCTTCACTCGTCGCGTACATTGCCGTTACAGAGCTGTTTAACCGTGCCTTGTCTGCACAGGCGGAGAATTTCATGCCTTTTGAAACGTACTTCGTCGTCGGACTGTATTACCTCGCGCTTGTCGCTATCTTTTCCTTTATTTTAAACCGTGTGGAAAAACGTCTCGATACTTGCAGAACGCCCGTCAGCACTCCGAAACCAAAAGAGGTGGCAGCATGA
- a CDS encoding M20/M25/M40 family metallo-hydrolase, translating to MLQSRESILQLTDELVSIESIVNTTGEIAVATHLHEHLKSFPYFQKHPDQLILSRTVNDEVERYNVLAFVRGTKESSAKTVILMGHTDTVGIEDYNHLKDKACHPTALMDALKDEPLPALVSEQLESGDWHFGRGVLDMKSGVASHVYLLKYYSEHPEELAGNLLLLAECDEEDSSHGVLSSLKDLKKWREEHGFDYIALINSDFVAPRYDGDPNRYIYKGTVGKLLPSFYITGYETHAGSSFEGLDPNFIAAELTRQISYNPDLCDEAYGETPVPPVSLKQTDFKPTYTIQTALSAYVYYNFFIHSWSPKQVLALLKEQAEIAFENALTLLRERHRRFCEKSGQAWTPLPWKTRVLVYEDMKKELIAEHGDAFLSHMKQFKEALLQDKSLDVRMFSARVVEEEVKWMKDRSPAIILFYSSLYSPCIELVGKDEREQNLIDALEQAVAAVQPDYAHPIVTRNFFPYVCDMSCVALSDDEEGILAIEENNPSWGSKHHVEYQDIRDINVPCINIGPYGYDAHNRFERMEITYSTEVVPSVTNEIIKRLLK from the coding sequence ATGCTACAAAGCCGTGAATCGATCCTGCAATTGACCGATGAACTAGTCAGCATTGAAAGTATCGTGAACACGACAGGCGAAATCGCCGTTGCTACCCATCTGCACGAGCATCTGAAGTCATTCCCCTATTTTCAAAAGCATCCAGATCAGTTGATTCTCTCCCGCACGGTCAACGACGAGGTGGAGCGCTACAACGTCCTTGCTTTTGTCAGGGGAACTAAGGAGTCGAGCGCCAAAACCGTTATTTTGATGGGGCACACGGATACGGTCGGCATCGAGGATTACAACCATCTGAAGGACAAAGCCTGCCATCCGACTGCACTCATGGACGCCTTGAAAGATGAACCACTGCCTGCACTGGTGAGTGAGCAGCTGGAGTCAGGTGATTGGCATTTTGGGCGTGGCGTGCTCGATATGAAAAGCGGCGTAGCGAGTCACGTCTACTTGCTGAAGTACTATTCCGAGCACCCGGAAGAGCTGGCGGGCAATCTCCTGCTGCTTGCCGAATGCGACGAAGAAGACAGCTCGCATGGCGTCCTCTCCTCCTTGAAGGATTTGAAAAAATGGCGAGAGGAGCACGGTTTTGACTATATCGCGCTGATCAACTCCGACTTCGTCGCCCCGCGCTACGATGGGGACCCGAATCGCTATATCTATAAAGGAACTGTCGGCAAGCTGCTGCCTTCCTTTTATATCACGGGCTACGAGACACATGCGGGCTCTTCTTTCGAGGGGCTCGATCCCAACTTTATCGCCGCAGAGCTGACCCGTCAGATCAGCTACAATCCTGACCTGTGCGACGAAGCATACGGCGAGACACCTGTCCCTCCTGTATCGTTGAAGCAGACGGACTTCAAGCCGACCTACACGATCCAGACCGCCCTATCGGCGTATGTCTATTACAATTTCTTCATCCATTCCTGGTCTCCGAAGCAAGTCTTGGCGCTACTGAAGGAGCAAGCCGAGATCGCTTTTGAAAACGCACTGACTCTGTTGCGTGAGCGTCACCGCCGCTTCTGTGAGAAGAGCGGTCAAGCTTGGACTCCACTCCCTTGGAAGACGAGAGTTTTGGTCTACGAGGATATGAAAAAAGAGCTGATCGCCGAGCATGGGGACGCCTTCCTCTCGCACATGAAGCAGTTTAAAGAGGCGCTTTTGCAAGACAAATCCTTGGATGTACGCATGTTCTCAGCTCGTGTGGTTGAGGAGGAGGTCAAGTGGATGAAGGACAGAAGCCCTGCAATCATTCTGTTCTACTCCTCTCTCTACTCTCCCTGCATCGAGCTCGTTGGCAAAGATGAACGGGAGCAAAACTTGATAGATGCATTGGAGCAAGCCGTTGCAGCTGTCCAGCCTGATTATGCACACCCTATCGTGACGCGCAACTTTTTCCCGTATGTTTGCGATATGAGCTGCGTAGCCCTCTCAGACGATGAGGAAGGCATTCTCGCGATCGAAGAGAACAATCCGAGCTGGGGCAGCAAGCATCACGTCGAGTATCAGGACATTCGAGACATCAATGTACCGTGCATCAACATCGGTCCGTATGGGTACGATGCCCATAACCGTTTCGAACGGATGGAGATTACGTATTCTACAGAAGTGGTTCCCTCTGTGACGAACGAGATTATCAAGCGACTGTTGAAATAA
- a CDS encoding MarR family winged helix-turn-helix transcriptional regulator, giving the protein MKLDEYIGVIVKRTDLKLNNYYQKVCNPYNITIDQWMIFVVLWEEEGLTQNELAERTYKDKTNIARMLFLMEERGFIHRETDKKDRRSLRVYLTEKGRLLKDEVLPPSIEAYEKTIAGLTEEEVNQFRRTLNIIYENVKNL; this is encoded by the coding sequence ATGAAATTGGATGAGTATATCGGCGTCATCGTAAAACGAACGGATTTAAAACTGAACAACTATTATCAAAAAGTATGCAACCCGTATAACATCACCATCGATCAGTGGATGATTTTTGTCGTGTTATGGGAAGAAGAAGGTTTGACCCAGAACGAGTTGGCTGAACGCACCTATAAGGATAAAACGAATATCGCGCGGATGCTCTTTCTCATGGAGGAAAGAGGATTTATTCATCGCGAAACAGATAAAAAGGATCGCCGCTCCCTTCGTGTCTATCTGACTGAAAAAGGGCGACTTTTAAAAGACGAGGTCCTTCCTCCCTCCATTGAAGCGTACGAGAAAACCATTGCAGGATTGACCGAAGAAGAAGTGAACCAATTTCGAAGAACACTCAATATCATTTATGAGAACGTGAAAAACTTGTAA
- a CDS encoding DUF2935 domain-containing protein: MQFYYGQQMPLRILDEAEFWKMQESEHTVVIREALTNLENQYVEALKQWEQALTGTHQEVVSYVESVIRSQYVPAQLHQQVIQLVTYCLDESMKFIELCRQIKMDSSAAKNNPIAKTILDHIIRESEYFIGIARVILYGDPQG; this comes from the coding sequence ATGCAATTTTATTATGGTCAGCAAATGCCACTACGGATTTTGGATGAAGCGGAATTTTGGAAAATGCAAGAGAGCGAGCACACTGTTGTCATTCGAGAGGCTCTAACAAATTTGGAGAACCAATATGTGGAGGCGCTAAAACAATGGGAGCAAGCTCTGACGGGAACTCATCAAGAAGTCGTGAGTTATGTAGAATCGGTGATTCGCAGTCAATATGTTCCTGCCCAGCTTCATCAACAGGTGATCCAACTTGTAACATACTGCCTAGATGAAAGCATGAAATTTATTGAACTGTGCCGTCAGATTAAAATGGATAGTTCAGCTGCTAAGAATAATCCGATAGCTAAAACGATACTCGATCATATCATTAGGGAATCTGAATACTTTATCGGCATTGCGCGAGTCATTCTATACGGCGATCCTCAGGGTTAA
- the gcvPB gene encoding aminomethyl-transferring glycine dehydrogenase subunit GcvPB: MKTSEGTIDKMKRIPRDHKVRRFHQAKWDEPVIFELSQPGERGVEVPPVEPQIVETVGDGISQLPDSLRRKKRPNLPEISQYRVIRHYSRISQEVLGSDFNVEIGQGTCTMKYSPKINERFVRSPKMAELHPLQDESTVQGMLEMTYQLDLYLREISGMDKFSFQPGSGTQALFTQASIVRKYHESRGEGEQRNEFITTHFSHPSQAATAAVKGFKIIYVPADENGYPDLEALKGLVSERTAAFAVANPEDTGIYNSRIKEFTDVVHAAGGLCCYDQANANGLLGITRALEAGFDMCFFNLHKTFSVPHACGGPATGAIGVTAELAQFLPGPIVDFDGERYFYKRDLKNSIGKVRSFYGVPPAVLRSYAWVRALGADGLREVAEIACLNNNYLYHKILQIRGASAPYIQGRRLEQVRYSWQQLKEDTGVTTYDVQRRMVDFAHHYWTSHHPYVVPEPFTLEPTESYSMAELDEYVAALTHISQEAYENPEIVKTAPHNSTGHRVLESVLDDPDQWCITWRAYLKKTAQN; encoded by the coding sequence ATGAAAACATCCGAAGGAACAATCGACAAAATGAAACGGATTCCGAGAGACCATAAGGTACGCCGCTTCCACCAAGCGAAGTGGGATGAGCCTGTCATTTTTGAACTGAGCCAGCCTGGCGAGCGTGGCGTCGAGGTACCACCCGTCGAGCCACAAATCGTGGAGACCGTAGGCGATGGCATCTCTCAGCTGCCAGACAGCCTGCGCCGGAAAAAACGGCCGAACCTCCCCGAGATCAGTCAGTACCGCGTGATCCGTCATTACTCCCGGATTTCACAGGAGGTTCTGGGGTCGGATTTCAACGTAGAGATTGGGCAAGGCACCTGCACAATGAAATACTCCCCGAAAATCAACGAACGCTTCGTGCGCTCGCCGAAAATGGCGGAGCTGCATCCGCTGCAAGACGAGTCCACTGTCCAAGGAATGCTGGAAATGACGTATCAGCTCGATCTGTACCTGCGCGAAATTTCGGGAATGGACAAATTCTCGTTCCAACCGGGTAGCGGCACACAGGCGTTGTTTACCCAAGCCTCTATCGTGCGCAAATACCACGAATCTCGCGGCGAAGGTGAGCAGCGCAACGAGTTTATTACCACCCATTTTTCCCACCCGTCCCAAGCCGCGACGGCAGCAGTCAAAGGCTTCAAGATCATTTATGTACCTGCTGACGAAAACGGCTACCCTGATCTGGAAGCGCTAAAGGGCCTCGTCTCGGAGCGAACCGCTGCCTTTGCCGTAGCCAATCCAGAGGATACAGGCATTTACAACTCCCGCATCAAGGAGTTCACGGACGTCGTCCACGCCGCAGGGGGGCTGTGCTGCTACGATCAAGCAAACGCCAACGGCTTGCTCGGCATTACCCGCGCGCTGGAAGCAGGCTTTGACATGTGCTTTTTCAACCTGCACAAAACCTTCTCTGTCCCACACGCTTGCGGCGGACCTGCAACAGGTGCCATCGGTGTCACTGCCGAGCTTGCGCAATTCCTGCCAGGACCGATCGTAGACTTCGACGGAGAGCGTTACTTTTATAAGCGTGATTTGAAAAACAGCATCGGGAAAGTCCGCAGCTTTTACGGCGTACCACCTGCTGTTCTGCGCTCCTACGCTTGGGTCCGTGCACTTGGTGCTGACGGCTTGAGGGAAGTTGCTGAAATCGCTTGCCTCAACAACAACTATCTCTATCACAAAATCCTGCAAATCCGCGGTGCGAGCGCGCCCTATATACAAGGCCGACGACTGGAGCAGGTTCGCTATAGCTGGCAGCAGCTAAAAGAAGACACGGGCGTCACGACATACGATGTTCAGCGCCGCATGGTCGACTTTGCCCACCATTACTGGACCAGTCACCACCCGTACGTCGTGCCGGAGCCGTTTACGCTGGAACCAACAGAGTCCTATTCCATGGCAGAGCTCGACGAATACGTCGCGGCACTTACGCATATCTCGCAAGAAGCCTATGAGAATCCGGAGATCGTCAAAACAGCGCCGCATAATAGTACAGGTCACCGTGTCCTGGAGTCCGTGCTCGATGATCCTGATCAATGGTGCATCACATGGAGAGCTTATTTGAAAAAGACGGCACAAAATTAG
- a CDS encoding ABC transporter substrate-binding protein, producing the protein MRKKSLFPVALLVSSLLFSILGGCGSNITTPPAQPNANASTNSSTPSTPPAQPASEVKLKLVHEGKLTFAMSGLIKPLNYKDTNGVLTGFDVEIGNEIAKRIGLEANPVTNPWETILQGLKGGKYDAIIGSMTHTEERAKQVDFTDPYYISGGQIFIAETNESIKTKDDLKGKIIGVVQASTHKDAAETLTDKTNVKGYPSDIYALQDLLPGRVDAVITDRVVGTSAIKNQGLKIKATGEVLNKENIAIAVTKDNPELTKKINEAIKAMVEDGTYEQISMKWFGSNLLK; encoded by the coding sequence ATGAGGAAGAAAAGTTTGTTTCCTGTCGCTCTTTTGGTAAGTTCGCTCCTATTCTCCATTTTGGGAGGCTGCGGGTCCAATATAACAACACCACCTGCACAACCAAATGCAAACGCTTCCACTAATTCCTCTACTCCCTCCACTCCACCTGCACAGCCTGCTTCCGAAGTGAAACTCAAGCTCGTTCATGAAGGAAAACTCACTTTTGCCATGAGCGGCCTAATCAAACCACTTAACTACAAGGACACGAATGGCGTACTGACCGGATTCGACGTGGAAATCGGCAATGAGATCGCCAAACGGATCGGACTCGAAGCCAATCCGGTGACCAATCCTTGGGAAACCATACTGCAAGGGCTGAAGGGCGGCAAATACGACGCCATTATTGGCAGCATGACGCACACAGAAGAACGTGCCAAACAAGTAGACTTCACAGACCCCTACTACATTTCTGGCGGGCAGATTTTTATTGCGGAAACAAATGAAAGCATCAAAACCAAGGACGATCTAAAAGGCAAAATCATAGGTGTTGTTCAGGCAAGCACGCACAAAGACGCCGCGGAAACCTTGACTGACAAGACAAATGTAAAAGGCTATCCCTCAGATATCTACGCCTTGCAGGATCTCCTCCCAGGTCGAGTCGACGCTGTGATCACCGACCGTGTCGTCGGCACCTCTGCGATCAAGAATCAAGGCCTGAAAATCAAAGCGACGGGCGAGGTTCTGAACAAGGAAAACATCGCGATTGCTGTCACCAAAGACAACCCTGAGCTGACCAAAAAAATCAATGAAGCCATCAAAGCCATGGTTGAAGACGGTACCTACGAGCAAATCAGCATGAAATGGTTCGGATCGAACCTGTTGAAATAA